The Pseudomonadota bacterium nucleotide sequence ATACCCGCGCCGTGCGCGACGTGTGGATGGTGATGGAGCCCTTTCCGCCGGAAGCGGTGGCGGCACATGCGCTGCTCTGCTTCGACGGCGGTGGAGCGCCCGTGGTGAGATCGTCGGACGGGATGACCGATGGGGGGGTCGTGGTGTCGGTGGAGGTTCGCCTTCGCGACGGAGAGCGCTTTGACATGGGGCTGGGGCGTCAGCAGCACTATCCCGTGGTCTATCAGGTGGGTACCTGGCGCGATACCGTGGAGAAGGCGTGCGCGCTGCGTCAGCATCGCCTGGTGCGCTATCGTCTCGACCTCACGCAGGCGCAGCGGGAGGCCCTCTTCAGCCGAGCCCTGGGTGAGGCCGTTCGCGATCGCGCTGACGAGCGCTACGACACGGTCTCCAACAACTGCGTCAACAGCGCGCTTCGCATGATCAACGCGGTGGTCGAGCCCCAGCGACGGGTGACGGAGCGGTTCCTCGGGGTTCCCAACCCAGGGACGTTTGTGCCCACACTCGTGCCCGACGCGCTCGACGCCCATGGGTTGCTGCTCTCTGGGCCTCGCGTGATCACGCTTCCGAGCGCGGGGGCACCACCGCCTCCTGTTGCGCCCGCGCCAGGCCCGGCTTCCTCGGTGGACGCGGTGACACCGCGGTCATCGCAACGCTGGAGCCTCCTGGCCCCGGCCGCCACCGTATCGGCCGCGATTGCCCTGGGCGCTGCGGGAAATCCGGTCGGTCTGTGCGCCACGGCCGCTGCAGGCGTGATTGCTGCGCGCGCGGGACGTGCGGCCGAGCGAGCGGGCACTTGCGTCGAGGAGCCGGCGGAAGCCTGGAGCGCACCGGTCGGACAACGACGAGGCGGTGATCTCGTGTCGCACCCCCTGATCGATCTCCCCACGGAATGACAGACGCCCGTGGCCGTGGGCCACGGGCGTCGTGTCGTTGGAGGCTGCGCGGGGTCAGGCGGCGCGGAGGCGGTCGTCGCCGTCTCCCCCGTCACCATCCCCGCCGGGAGCGGGCGCGCTGTTGAGCGCGCTCTGCACCTTGGCCTGCACTCCCGTCCACTGGCTGTTCTGGGCGAACTGCGTCTCGCCGTAGCCCGAGAGGTCTGATCCGAGCTCGATGCTCACCCCGTGGGCGTCGGGATAGTCGGAGGAGTGCTCCTCGGCGATGACCATCGACGACACGGCGCTCAGCACCCCGTCGGCCGCGGCTTTGAGGGCGTCGCTCGACGAGGGCTCGTTCTTCACGTTCTGGCAGAATGAGGCCAGGTCGCTGTAGTCGTAGAAGCCCTGGGTGTTGTAGTAGATGTCGCTCATGCGGCTGGTGTCGAAGCTGCCGTCCTTGGTGAACTCGGCGGCGAAGACGTCCATCGCGCTCTTGAGGTCTTCGGCTTTCGAGAGGTCGAAGGCAGACATCGTGGGCAGATCGTCCTGCGTGGTCTGGGCGGAGGTCACGGCGGCTGCGGCAACGTCCTTGGGCTCCACCGGCAGGCGCTTGCGGATGGCCTCGTTGAGGCCGGTCAGCAGCTGGGTGGTGAGAATCGTGGAGTAGGGCCATCCGGCAGCCCCCTCGGTCTGCTGGGAGCCGACGATGAAGCTGGCATTGTCCTTCAGCTCGTAGCCCACCTCACCCATGGCCATCAGACAGGCGTCGAAGCCGAGCACGTCGATCTTCTTGCCCGTTGCATCCTGGGCATTCTGCAGCCCTGCGTGAAGCTGGGGAAGCGTCATGAACGTTCCGGCGCTGTCATCCTCGATGCACCCACGCCAGCCGTCACCGTGGTCGTTGACGATGAACATGTAGTGCTCGGCCGGGTAGTTCTTCATGCTCCACTGGATGAAGTCGGACATCGTCTGCGGGTCGGCCATGTCGACGTTGCCAAGCTGCTCCAGCGCGGGCGATGCGATCTCCCCCTCGGGCGCGCTCCCCTTCTGCAGCAGGATGCGCGAGGCCCCTGTGGGATCGCCGAAGTCAAACTGGGTCACCACGTTCACGTCGCTTGTGGAGCCCACCGTCTCGATGTCCTTGATGTTGTGGATCTCGAACGGCAGGAGGTTGTTGTCGGCCGCGCCCCACACCATCACCGTCCACTTCTTGGGGGTGGGATCAGCAGGCGGCTGCGTGCCGTCGTCGGCTTTGGGCGTGGCCTTGAACGTGGGGGCCTTGGGGAGGCTCGGGGTTGCGCCGAGGACGACGCTGTCCCCAGGAACCGCCTGCTTCGGGGTTCCTTCCGCGCGGGGCTGTGCCAGGGGGGCCATGGGCAGGCGGGAACCGATGGACTCGATCATCTCTTTCCTCCATGTACGGCTGCAGACGCTCGGGCGTATGCGCGAGGCGACCCTCTTTCCGTGATTCTTGCATCAAATGCGCGTGAAGTACACGCCAAGGATGTGAACACTTTGCAAGGTTTCAGTCTCGATCCGGGTCAGGGGAGGCCTTTGTGAATCCATTCGCGGCAGGTGGCCAGAGAGCGTCTCGCTGCCGTCGCGGTGGCGAATCGCTGCTCGACGCGCACCTCGACCATGCGCTGCAGCGCGCCTTCGACGTAGGCGGGCACGTCCGGCCGAAGGGATCGCAGCGGCGGGAGGGGGTCGGGCCGGGCCGCGAGGAGCTCGCTCTGACGCACGATGGATTCGATCGGGGTGCGTCCGCTGAGCAGGGCGTAGATGGTTGCGCCCAGGGCATAGATGTCGACCCGCGGGTCGCTGGTGCCCTGTGCCAGGTACATCTCTGGCGCGGCGTACCCCGGGGTGGCCACACCCTCCACGATGGTTCTGTAGCGCCCTCTCGGGTCGGTGGCTTTGGCGATTCCGAAGTCGAGCAGCATCACGCCTTCGGCGGTGAGCATGAGGTTCTGGGGCTTGATGTCCTTGTGGATGACCGGATGTGGCTTCTGCGCGTGCAGGTAGATGAGCGCAGCGCAGACCTGGAGCGACCAGCTCAGCACCGCCATCACGGTTGGTGCGAACGCAGGTCTACCGCTCGCGTTGTCGAGATCGACGAACGTGTCGAGCGTGCGGCCGCTCAGCAGATCCATGACCAGGAAGTGATCGCCGTGCGCTGAGAAGCAGGCGTAGACGCGCGGGATGAACTGATGCTTGAGGCCGCGCAGGGTCTGGGCCTCCCGGACGAAGGCCTCCTCGAGCAGTGCGCGCTCCGCAGGCGCAACGGGGGGGCAGATGAGCTGCTTGAGCGCCACACGGCTGCCCTCGAACTCGAGATCCTCGGCGGCGTAGACGACGGCCATGCCGCCCTGTCCGATGATCTTCTCGACGCGCCAACGGCCCTGCAGGAGCGTGCCAGGAGCGAGAGGGTTCAACTCAGGTGTCGATGGCGGTTTCGTCCCAGTCGGCGGAACGCCCGCACATCCAGTTCAGCGCGAGATATCGCTCTCGCGCAATGGCCGCGCAGGTCGTCGCCTCTTCGGCGGTGAGCTCGCGATACGGCTTTCCGAACGCCATGAGGTCACCACAGGAAGGCACGCTGTCAAAGGCGCCCGCTGCCTGCGCCCGTCCGAGTGCGTTCTGAAGGTTCTGGGGCGCGGGGGCCAGCCCGGAGCGTCGCTGGAGCTCGGCTGCGCGGGAGCGCCAGTGCCAGACCTCGGCAATGTCGCGCTGCCGCTGCAGCACCTCGTCGCTTCGCGCGCTCAGCCGGCCCATGAGGGGGGCCGTCTCCGAGAATACGCCCAGGGTGGGCATCACGTCTTCGAGGGCGAACATCTGATCGTACGGGGCGACGGCGTCGATGATGCCAACGCTCCAGAGCAGCATTCCTACGGCCTCGACGCGCCAGGAGATGTCGGCTACGGCGCGGTCGTCCCATCCGCCCAGCGCGATCTCCATGAGGGCGCTCTCGCGCCTGGAAAGGCGCTCACGCACGCCCTCGCGATCCATCCACTCCCTCAGGAGCGTGTTCAGCTTCTCCACAACGGCGCGAGGCCGCTGCTCGAGGGCAATGGCGCGTTCCAGGTTGTCGCGGAACAGTACCGAGACGAGAGACAAGGCCCGATGGGCCACGGCTTCTGCGGAGGGTCGTGTCTGGGCTTCCATGGGCCATCCTTTCGGCACGCGGGCACACTGTGGTTCTGAGGATGTTTGATGAGGCCCCTGCCTGTCCCTGTCGACGACCTCGTCTCAGTGCGGTGCGTCGCCGAAGCGCCTGCGGTCGTGCGCGTGCCACAGCAGGCTGAGCAGCAGCGCCGAGACCACCCCGCACGCCGTGATCACGCTGAAGCCGGCGTCCCACCCGTATGCATCGACGATGTGGCCGATCCCGGCCTCGGCGCCCACGGTTCCGATGTAGCCGAAGAGTCCCGTAAAGCCGGCGGCTGTTGCCGCGGCCTTCTTGGGAACGCAGTCGACGGCGGCCACGCCGATGAGCATGACCGGGCCGTAGATGGCGAATCCCACGCAGAAGAGCGAGAGCGCGTCGATGATGGGATGTCCCGCGGGAGTCTTCCAGTAGACCAGAACCCCCGCGGTCACCACCGCCATCAGCACGACGGACACCGGGGCCCGCCGTCCCGCGAAGAAGCGGTCGCTCACCCACCCGGACGCCAGCATGCCAGGAATCCCGCCCAGCTCGAAGATGAGCGACTGCCAGCGCGAGCTCGAGGCGACGTAGTGCTTCACCTCAGGCAGGTAGGTAGGCGCCCAGTTGATCACACCAAATCGGACCACATACACGCCCAGGTTCGCAAGGGCGAGGATCCACAGCGTGCGCTGGTTCAGCACGTGATCGAGCAGGATCTCGCGCGCCGACATCTCGCGCTCCCGATCTTCCACCTCGCAGGGGGGGTAGTCGTTGCGGTACGCCTCGATCGGCGGCAGCCCCACCGATTGCGGCGTGTCGACCAGCACGGCCAGCAGCGTCACCCCCAGCATCACCGCAATTGCGCCGGGCACGAAGAAGATGGACGCGGCGGTGGAGAAGAGGGCCAGCGACATCGTGGCGAGGGGTCCGGCCAGGGCGCCTCCGAGGTTGTGGGCCGTGTTCCAGATGCCCATGTACGTGCCTCGCTCGCGGTCGCTGAACCAGTGCGTCATGGTGCGTGCGCACGGCCCCCAGCCCATGCCCTGGAACCAGCCGTTCACCGCCCACGCCGCGATGAGCGCCCACAGTGGCAAGAGGCTGCCGAAGGCCAGGTTGACAAGACCGCTGCCGATGAGCCCGGCGGCCAGGAAGGTGCGTGCGTTCGATCGGTCGGCCAGGTTGCCCATGACGAACTTGCTCACGCCGTAGGTTGCGGCCAGGGCAGAGGCGATGAGTCCGACCTCGCTCTTTCCCAGGTGCAGCGACGACATGAGCAGCGGCTTGGCGAACGCGAAGTTCGAGCGCACGAGGTAGTACCCCGCGTAGCCAGCGAAGATCGCCGCCAGCTGCCGCATTCGCCACGAGGGATACACCCGAGAGGCATCCGGCTCGGGCAGCGGATCGATGAACGGCGCGGGGCGGAACAAGGTCGTGCGCATGGCTCAGCCGCGCGCCGCCCAGGTGATTCCCACGATGGTCTTGGCGTCGACGATCTCGCCGCGGGAGATCATGCTTTCCGCCTCGTCGAGCGAAACCGATATCCAGCGGGCGATCTCGCCCTCGTTCACCCCATCGGCGCCCGTGGTGCAGCCCTCGGCCACGAAGACGTGCATGCGCTCGGTGAGGATGCCCGGACTCGTGAAGAACGTGGCGGCCAGACGCAATGTGCCGCATCGCACGCCGCACTCCTCGACCAGCTCGCGGGCGAAGGCTTCGGCGGGGGTCTCTCCCGGGTCGATCTTGCCCGCGGGAAGCTCCCACAGGTATGCGCCTGCGGGGTGTCGGTACTGCCGCACGAGGATGAGGCTTCCATCGGCCAGGCGGGCCACCCCGCAAACGGAGTCGGGATGCTCGACCACGTCGCGCTCCCGGGGGTTGCCTCCAGGCCTCGCGATGCGGTCATTCCTGACGCGCAGCACCTTGCCGCTGTAGCGCACGGCGGTCTCGATGACCTGGGGTGTCGTCTCTTCCACGGGCGGGTGATCCTCTCTGGCGGAGTGACAGTGTCGGGGGAGCGAACTCTCTGATGGCGGTCTTCGCAGGCGTTCGTTCGCGGCCCTGCCCTGGGTGCGGTTTGCCGATGGGGAGGGTGGATTCGGAACGTCTGGAGGATATCGAGGGAACGGATCCGAAAAATAGGTCAAATGACCGATGTCCATCTCCGACTGGTCGGAGCCGACATCGAAGGTTTCAGGTGGAAGGTGTTGGGGAAGAGCATCCTGTCGGGGAGGCTCACAGGGGGCTGAGAGGAGCGCGTAGGCAGCGTGTACGTCCTTATCGGCTTCGCCATCATTCTCGGCGGTGTGCTGGGTGGCTATGTGCTGCACCACGGCCCGCTTGGCGTTCTCTTCCAGCCCACCGAGCTCCTCATCATCGGGGGCGCCAGTCTCGGCAGCGTCGTAGTCATGACGCCCTTGCACATCCTCAAGCGACTCGTAGGTGAGGTCAAGCACTGCTTCAGCTCGAGCAAGGAGACCAGGGAAGCGGCCTGTGCTCGCCTGGTCACCGTCTACCGCCTGCTCAAGATCGCCCAGTACGACGGTGCCACGGGCCTCGAGCGTCACGTCGAGAAGCCCGAGGAGAGCGAGATCTTCAAGGGAGACCCGGACTTCCTGGCCGATCATCACACCCTCGTCTTCTTCTGCGACACCATGAAGGTGATCATGCTCGGGAGCGTTCCTCCGCACCAGATCGGAGAGCTCACCGACCTGTCCATCGCCACCCACGAAGACGAGAGCCATCAACCCATTGGCGTGCTGCAGAAGATGAGTGACGCCCTCCCAGGCATGGGCATCGTCGCGGCTGTGCTCGGCATCGTGATCACGATGCAGCACATCGATGGCGATCCCGGCGAGATCGGGCACAACGTTGCGGTGGCCCTGGTCGGAACCCTGCTGGGCATCCTCGCGTGCTACGGTTTCGTGGGGCCCATGGCGTCACGTCTCGAGCTCATGCATCGCGAAGATCACGATCGCCTCAAGAGCGTACAGGCGTGTCTCGTGGCCTTCGCAAACGGCAGCCCGCCTCAGGCCTGCGTTGAGTTCGGACGCGCGGCGCTCCCATCTCACGTCAGACCGGAGTTCGATGAGCTCGAGAAGGCTTGCCGCAACTCGAGCAAGATGGTGGCCGCGGGCGGCGACAAGGCGGCCTGATGGCGGGTCCTCCTCCCCCCATCATCATCAAGAAGATCATCAAGGGCGGGCACGGCCACCACGGGGGGTCGTGGAAGGTTGCCTACGCTGACTTCGTCACCTCGATGCTCGCGCTGTTCATCGTGCTCTGGATCATCGGGCAGTCGAAGCAGACCCGCCAGGCCATTGCCGAGTATTTCAAGGATCCGTCGAAGACGCCGGCCGAGATCGTCGCGCTCCTTCAAGATGAGCGCTCCAAGGAGAGAAAGGCGGTCAAGGACCCCTCCCTCCCTCCAGCGGCGGCCCAGGACGTGAAACGCCTCGACGACCTTCAGAAGAAGCTCGAGCAGAAGCTGAAGAACATGAAGACCGACGAAGGGAAGCGGGTGAGCGTCGAGGTGCAGTGGACGGATGACGGCTTGCGCGTCACGCTCCTCGACCACGACAAGGTTGCGTTCTTCGATGTGGGCAATGCGTCGCCCAAGCCGCACACCTGTCGCGTGCTGCGGGCCATCGGAAGGGAGCTGGGCGCGGTGCCGAACCCGGTGGTCATCGAGGGCCACACCGACCGCCGAAAGTTCAGCACCAATGGTGACTACGGGAACTGGGAGCTCTCCACGGAGCGCGGCAACGCGGCACGGCGCCTGCTGCTGAGCGGTGGGCTGCAGCCCAATCGCATCCACGAGGTGCGCGGCTACGCCGATACCCGCCTGCTCCACCCCACCGACCCCTTCGACTCCGAGAATCGGCGGGTGAGCATTCTCGTGCGCTTCCTCGCCAAGTCAGAAGAGGAGAAGGCCGAGCTCTCCAAACGTCTCGGAGGGAAGAGCAAGCCGGATACCTCGAAGCTGCCGGGCGCTCCTCCTGGAAGCGCTCCATCGAAGGCATCGGCCGCCAAAGAGGGACACGACGGCAAGAAGGAAGGCGGCGAGACCAAGCCCGAGGGCCACGAGGCCAAGAACCGAGGGCCACGAGGCCAAGAAGGAGGGAGCCGAGGCCAAGCCCGAGGGCCACGAGGCCAAGAAGGAGGGAGCCGAGGCCAAGCCCGAGGGCCACGAGGCCAAGAAGGAGGGAGCCGAGGCCGCCAAAGAGGGAGCCGAGGCCAAGAAAGAGAGCGGCGAAGCCCACAAGTAGCCCACGATGCACCGGCGCGCCCAGGTCTCGTGTGTACCGCAGGACCGTTGTAGGACGCGCCAGAAATCCGCCTCGTGATCACTCAAGCGATGACACGTTCTGGACACAGCCATCCCCTGGGGGCGACCGTGACCCCCGACGGCGTCAACTTCTGCCTCTTCTCGCGAAACTGTCGCAGCGTCGAGCTCGTTCTGTTCGACCCGTCCAAACCTGACACGCCTTCCCGCGTCATACGTCTCGACCCCCTCCGAAATCGCACATTCTACTACTGGCACGTGCTGGTTCCAGATGTGCCGGTGGGAACGCTGTATGGCTATCGCGTCGATGGGCCGTTCGATCCCTCGGTGGGACATCGCTTCGACGGGACCAAGCTGCTGCTCGACCCCTACGCGCGGGCCGTCCACGTTCCGGAAGGCTACGATCGCGACGCGGCACGGCGTCCCGGGGATAATCTCGCCACCGCCCTGAAAGGGGTGGTGCTCGATCCGGAAGGGTTTGACTGGGAGGGCGACGAGCCGATCTGCAGGCCCCTCTCCGAGACGGTGCTCTATGAGATGCACGTGCGCGGCTTCACGGCAGATCCAGGCTCGAGGGTCTCCGAGGAGCGCAGAGGCACTTATCTCGGACTGATCGAGAAGATCCCGTATCTCGTCTCGCTGGGTGTGACGGCTGTCGAGCTCCTGCCGGTGCAGCAGTTCGACCCCTTCGATGCCCCGCGGGGTCGCATCAACTACTGGGGGTACAGTCCCATCGGTCTGTTCGCCCCCCATGCCGGATATTGTGTCGGGCGCGATCCGCTTGCTCCTTCGCGAGAGTTCAAGACGATGGTGAAAGCGCTGCATCGCGCCGGAATCGAGGTCATTCTCGACGTCGTCTTCAATCACACCGCGGAGGGAGACGAGACGGGGCCGACCCTGTCGATGCGCGGGCTCGAGAACCGCGCCTACTACATCCTCGAAGGGGCGCGGTATGCAAACTACACGGGCTGCGGCAACACCCTGAACGCGAACCACTCCATCGTGCGCCGCCTCATCATCGACTGCCTGCGCAGCTGGGTGAGAGAGTATCACGTCGACGGCTTTCGCTTCGACCTTGCATCGGTCATGTCCCGGGACGAGAAGGGGGTGCCCCTCGAGAATCCACCCATCCTGTGGGAGATCGAATCGGATCCCGTGCTGGCGGGGACCAAGATCATCGCGGAGGCCTGGGACGCGGCGGGGCTCTATCAGGTAGGCACGTTCATCGGTCACAAGTGGGCGGAGTGGAACGGTCATTTCCGCGATGATGTTCGTCGCTTCGTGAAGGGCGACGAGGGAACGGTGTCGCGGCTCGCGCAGCGCATGGTGGGGAGCCCTGACGTGTATGCGCAGCCAGATCGGGATCCGCGTCGGAGCATCAACTTCATCACCTGTCACGACGGCTTCACCCTGAATGACCTGGTCTCTTACAATGACAAGCACAATGCGTTGAACGGGGAGGGGAATCGTGACGGCACCAATGACAATGCGTCGTGGAACTGCGGCATCGAGGGCCTCACCGACGAACCCCGCGTCGAAGCCCTTCGCCTGCGTCAGATCAAGAACTTCCTCACCATCCTCTTCCTGGCGCAGGGCACACCGATGCTCACCATGGGCGATGAGGTGAGGCGCACGCAGGGCGGGAACAACAACGCCTACTGCCAGGACGGACCGCTGAGCTGGTTCGACTGGTCTGCACTCGAGCGCCAGGCAGATGTTCTGCGGTTCACGCGCATGCTCATCGCGTTCGTGAAGGCGCGCCCGGTGTTTGCGTCGCGGCGCGTCTGGACCGATGCTGACGGGGGAGAGCCACAGGCGACGTGGTCGGGCATCGAGATCGGCAGGCCGGACTTCAGCCCCGCATCGCACAGCCTCGCCTGCACCCTCTCGCATTCGGGTTCGGGCGAGACGTTGCACATCTGCCTCAACGCCTGGTGGAACCCGCTCAAGTTCACCCTGCCTTCCCTCGAGAAGGGACGCAGCTGGGTTCGTGTGATCGATACCCATCAGCCGAGTCCAGGCGACATCGTCGCGCCGGGTGAGGCCGCACCGCTTCGCAAACGGGTCGAGGTCGCTCCGAGAAGCATCGTGGTGGCCCTGGCCTGACCCTTTCGCGCGGCGCGGTCACGTCGGGGCAGGACCCGCGTGCCGCCGTCTGTAACCCTTCGTGCATGCCTACTCACATCACTTCGAATCGCTCCTGGCCTCGACTCGTGCTCCTCGTTCTCGTGCTCCTGCTCACCGCGCTTGTGCAGGCGCTGCCCGCGCGCGCAGACGATGAGCAGGACATTCGCGCGCTTCTGGGGGGCGACGTGGCGGCCATGCAGATCTCGGAAGGGTGGGCCCTCGTCGATGTGGGGATCCCGGGCACCAGCTCGATGGAGCAGGTGGTGCTTCGGCGATACAAGGGCCACTGGCGTCGCATCACCACCCCGAGCAGCCTGTCACGTGGCGAGGTGCTCGCGCTGGGAATGTCTTCTACCGTGGCGAACGAGCTCGGCCTCGGTGAACCTCCCGATGATTCCATCTCCGCGCTTCAGACGGCCATGCAGAAGGCCGGCCTCACACACGGGAAGTTCAACATCGCTTCCTTCCGCGGCGGGTTCCTCGCCCTCACGACAAACGACGTGCATGACGGCTTCCACATCTGGGCCTGGAACGGTCGAACCTGGAAGCCCTTCTTCGCTGTCGAGCCCAAGGCGTCTGGCGCTGTCATCAACAAGGCCTTCGACGATCACGGCATCCCACGTTACATCGAGTACCGCCTCCTGTTCGGGCGGGGGGGCAGCCACTGACATCGGGACCTGACCTGAGCCGGTCTTGAGGAACGAGAAGGGGGCGCAAGAGGACTGCGCGACACCTGCGCCAATATACGCTCACCACCATGCTGCATGCCAACGTCTGTCTCGAAGCCATCGGCTACGAGCTGCCTCCAAATGTCGTCTCATCAGAGTCCATCTACGATGAGCTCTCTCCTACCCTCGAGCGCCTCTCCATCCCGGCAGAGGGCTTGCAGGCGCTCACCGGCGTCGAGGAGCGCCGTTTCTGGGATCGCGGGCATCCCATTCACCTGGCGGCGGCGCAGGCCGCACGCGTCGCGCTCGAGCGCGCGTCACTCGACCCGCAACGCGTCGGTGTCCTGATCAGCACCAGCGTCTGCCGAGACTACGTCGAGCCCTCTACGGCGGCGCTCGTCCACGGCGAGCTCGGTCTCGCCTCGGAATGCCTCAACTTCGACCTGGGCAATGCCTGCCTGGCCTTCCTGAACGGCTTGTCGGTGGCCGCGGATATGATCGAGAAGGGGCAGATCGAGGCGGCCCTGGTGGTCGATGCCGAGAGCGCGCGCGACGTCACCGAGGCAACGGTTCAACGTCTCCTCGATGAGAACGTCGACGGCGACCGCCTGCGAGAGCAGTTCGCCGCACTCACGCTGGGCTCTGGCGCGGTGGCCGCGGTGCTCACCCATCGCTCGATCTCGAAGAGCGGTCATCGCCTGACCGGTCACGTCGCACTGGCAGACACCCGCTACAGCCGCCTGTGCCTGGGAACCCCCACCGAGATGGTGACCGATCACAAGATGCTGCTGCAGGCGGGTGTCGACCTCGCCCGCCGCACGTGGGAGAAGGCGCGTGCGGTCTTCGGCTGGACCGCCGAGGCCATCGACCTGTTCGTGTGCCACCAGGTCACGGCGACCCACCACCGTGCCGTGTTCGAGGCACTCGGCCTCGACATCCGCAAGTCATTCATCACGTTCCCGTTTCTGGGGAACGTGGGACCAGCATCTGTTCCGCTGACGCTTGCGCTGGCCCTCGAACGCGGACGGGTCAAGCCGGGCGATCGCCTGGCGCTGATGGGCATCGGCAGCGGTCTCAACTGCTCGATGCTGGAGGTCTGGTGGTGAACCTTCCCGCACAGATCGCCGCGCTCTACCCCTTCGAGCCACGAACCCTCGATCTCGACGGCATTGCCTACCGCTACGTCGACGAGGGGAACGGGGAGCCCCTGCTCATGGTGCACGGCAACCCCACCTGGTCGTTCTACTACCGCGATCTCATCAAGGCGTTCAGAGGCTCTCACAGGGTGGTGGCGCCCGACCATGTGGGGTGCGGGCTCTCTGACAAGCCCCAGGTCTATCCGTACACGTTGGCGCAGCACATCTCGAACCTCGAGCGCCTGGTGCTCTCGCTCGATCTCAAGGACATCACGCTGGTGGTGCACGACTGGGGGGGCGCCATCGGCTTCGGCATGGCCGTGCGTCACCCAGAGCGCATCAAGCGCGTGGTCATCTTCAACACGGCCGCCTTCCACGTCGACGTCATGCCGGTTCTGCTCCGCGTCGCGCGACTGCCCGTCATCGGCGATGTGCTCATCCGGGGTCTCAATGCCTTCGCCGGTCTGGCGACCCGTCTGGCGATGGGGCATCACGAGCGAATGACGCCCGCGGTGAAGGCGGGGTATCTCTTTCCCTACGACTCGTGGGCGAATCGAATCGCAACCCTGCGCTTCGTGCAAGACATCCCCCACGGCCCTTCGCATCCCACCTGGTCAACATTGGCGGAGGTAGAGTCCGGGCTTGCGCGTCTTGCTGATCGCCCCGCGCTGATCGTGTGGGGGATGCGCGACTGGGTCTTCTCGCCCCGGTTCCTGCGTCGCTGGCTGCAGCGCTACCCATCGGCTGAGGCCCACAGGTTGCACGATGCGTCGCA carries:
- a CDS encoding alpha/beta fold hydrolase; amino-acid sequence: MVVNLPAQIAALYPFEPRTLDLDGIAYRYVDEGNGEPLLMVHGNPTWSFYYRDLIKAFRGSHRVVAPDHVGCGLSDKPQVYPYTLAQHISNLERLVLSLDLKDITLVVHDWGGAIGFGMAVRHPERIKRVVIFNTAAFHVDVMPVLLRVARLPVIGDVLIRGLNAFAGLATRLAMGHHERMTPAVKAGYLFPYDSWANRIATLRFVQDIPHGPSHPTWSTLAEVESGLARLADRPALIVWGMRDWVFSPRFLRRWLQRYPSAEAHRLHDASHYVVEDATERIVDWMQTFLAQGSVLHR